A single region of the Pseudorhizobium banfieldiae genome encodes:
- a CDS encoding malate synthase G has translation MTEYVERGGLQVASELAALVEGRIIKDVSADIFWAGYAAMLRDLMPENARLLARRDDLQLQIDHWHRSNPGNFDQQAYTAFLTEIGYLLPEVAPIAIDVTKVDGEISMVAGPQLVVPVMNARFALNAANARWGSLYDALYGTNAIPGAANGPGYDAERGAQVIAWVRAHLDKVAPLASGKWADVTGFAVESGNLTVAIESECVALADPTQFAGYRMSGDVLLRVNGLLIEIVINATSTIGATDKAHISDVRLESALTAIQDCEDSVAAVDAADKCVVYANWLGLMAGDMAETFTKGGREVTRRLSDDLTFLDPAGQEVRHPGRALLLVRNVGHLMTTDAVMLDGQETPEGIMDAIMTVAASVHDLSRTEGARNSREGSVYIVKPKMHGPEEVAFAHRIYSRVEDILGLARNTVKLGIMDEERRTSANLMACIAEVRERCVFINTGFLDRTGDEIHTSMQAGPMVPRAEMQASDWLEAYEKGNVDSGLAAGFPGKAQIGKGMWAKPDAMADMLEVKIGHLTAGANTAWVPSPTAATLHATHYHQVKVPAVQSELRQREKASRDQLLTPPVMHGRKLSSEEVRRELDNACQSILGYVVRWVDQGIGCSKVPDINDVALMEDRATLRISAQYLANWILHGVCSVEDVEGSFRRMAPKVDAQNAGDAAYRPMAPGFDGVAFNAARDLVLKGVSQPSGYTEPLLHSARRRAKQDA, from the coding sequence ATGACGGAATATGTTGAGCGCGGTGGCTTGCAAGTCGCATCCGAACTTGCCGCACTGGTCGAAGGTCGAATCATCAAGGATGTGTCGGCTGATATTTTCTGGGCTGGCTACGCCGCGATGCTGCGCGATTTGATGCCGGAAAATGCACGACTTTTGGCCAGGCGCGACGATCTGCAGCTCCAGATCGACCATTGGCATCGCAGCAACCCAGGCAATTTCGACCAGCAAGCCTATACGGCCTTCTTGACCGAGATCGGCTATTTGCTGCCAGAGGTTGCGCCGATCGCCATCGACGTGACCAAGGTCGACGGCGAGATTTCAATGGTTGCAGGTCCGCAACTTGTCGTGCCGGTCATGAACGCGCGCTTTGCCTTGAACGCGGCCAATGCGCGCTGGGGTTCGCTGTATGACGCGCTTTACGGCACCAATGCTATTCCGGGCGCGGCGAATGGACCGGGATATGACGCAGAACGCGGCGCACAGGTCATTGCATGGGTACGCGCGCACTTGGACAAGGTAGCGCCGCTGGCTTCTGGGAAATGGGCCGATGTGACAGGCTTTGCCGTCGAAAGCGGCAACCTGACCGTCGCGATCGAGTCCGAGTGCGTCGCTTTGGCCGATCCTACCCAGTTCGCGGGCTATCGCATGTCGGGTGATGTGCTACTGCGAGTAAACGGGCTGCTGATCGAAATAGTGATCAACGCGACCAGTACGATCGGTGCGACGGACAAGGCGCATATTTCGGACGTGCGTCTGGAAAGCGCCCTTACAGCGATTCAGGATTGCGAGGATTCGGTCGCTGCGGTCGATGCTGCCGACAAATGCGTGGTCTATGCAAACTGGCTGGGTCTGATGGCAGGTGACATGGCCGAGACCTTTACCAAGGGCGGTCGTGAAGTCACCCGCCGCCTGTCTGACGATCTGACTTTCCTTGATCCCGCGGGCCAAGAGGTCCGCCATCCCGGTCGTGCCCTGTTGCTGGTGCGTAATGTAGGCCATCTGATGACCACGGATGCTGTGATGCTGGACGGGCAGGAAACGCCTGAAGGTATCATGGACGCGATCATGACGGTCGCGGCCTCGGTCCATGACCTGTCGCGGACCGAAGGGGCCCGCAACTCGCGCGAGGGTTCGGTCTATATCGTCAAACCCAAGATGCATGGCCCCGAAGAGGTCGCCTTCGCACACCGCATCTATTCGCGTGTCGAAGACATCCTTGGGTTGGCCCGCAATACCGTCAAGCTAGGCATTATGGATGAAGAGCGGCGCACCAGCGCCAATCTGATGGCCTGCATTGCCGAAGTGCGGGAACGCTGCGTCTTTATCAACACTGGCTTCCTTGACCGCACCGGGGATGAAATCCACACCTCAATGCAGGCGGGGCCAATGGTGCCGCGCGCCGAGATGCAGGCCTCCGACTGGTTGGAAGCCTATGAAAAAGGCAATGTCGACAGCGGTCTTGCGGCTGGCTTCCCCGGCAAGGCCCAAATCGGGAAGGGTATGTGGGCCAAGCCCGACGCAATGGCGGATATGCTGGAGGTCAAGATCGGCCACCTCACAGCGGGCGCGAATACGGCGTGGGTGCCGTCACCGACCGCAGCGACGCTGCATGCCACGCATTACCACCAGGTGAAGGTGCCTGCGGTTCAGTCCGAATTGCGCCAGCGCGAAAAGGCATCGCGTGACCAGCTGCTGACACCCCCGGTCATGCATGGACGCAAGCTCTCATCCGAAGAGGTCCGGCGCGAGTTGGACAATGCCTGCCAGTCCATCCTTGGCTATGTCGTGCGCTGGGTCGATCAGGGCATAGGCTGCTCCAAAGTTCCCGATATCAATGATGTCGCGCTGATGGAAGATCGGGCCACGCTGCGCATCTCGGCGCAGTATCTCGCGAACTGGATTCTGCACGGCGTCTGTTCGGTCGAGGATGTCGAAGGCTCGTTCCGTCGCATGGCACCCAAGGTCGATGCCCAGAATGCGGGTGACGCCGCCTATCGACCGATGGCGCCGGGCTTTGACGGCGTGGCATTTAACGCCGCCCGCGACCTGGTGCTGAAAGGTGTCTCGCAGCCCTCGGGCTATACCGAGCCGCTGCTGCACTCTGCACGCCGCCGCGCCAAACAGGACGCCTGA
- the glcF gene encoding glycolate oxidase subunit GlcF, giving the protein MQTTFTPEQLRDPAIERSNEVLRSCVHCGFCTATCPTYQVLGDELDSPRGRIYLIKDMLENDRPADAATVKHIDRCLGCLSCMSTCPSGVHYGHLVDHARTHIEKTYRRPLRDRWLRRVLVMILPYPGRFRMALRLAKIARPMRKLIPDERLRAMLDMAPAKVAAPSPFDAPQTHKAIGQRRKRVVMMTGCAQRALDPEINAATLRLLTRLGVEVVIPKGEGCCGALVHHMGREEETHGFAARNIRAWTDVINGTGLDGIVINTSGCGTTVKDYGYIFRNSDMAADAARVSALAMDITEFLTTLDLHEAKAEPLRVAYHAACSLQHGQKVTADPKQLLTRAGFQVLSPKDPHLCCGSAGTYNLLQPKIANELKSRKVRALMATHPDVISAGNIGCMMQIGSAAGVPVVHTVQLLDWAYGGPKPAALDNPNQIKRGA; this is encoded by the coding sequence ATGCAAACGACCTTTACCCCCGAACAATTGCGCGACCCTGCGATCGAGCGTTCAAACGAGGTCTTGCGCAGTTGCGTCCATTGCGGCTTCTGCACCGCGACCTGCCCGACCTATCAGGTGCTGGGCGACGAATTGGACAGTCCGCGTGGCCGCATCTATCTGATCAAGGATATGCTGGAAAACGACCGCCCGGCGGATGCCGCGACGGTTAAGCATATCGACCGTTGCCTTGGCTGCTTGTCCTGCATGTCGACCTGTCCTTCGGGCGTGCATTATGGGCATCTGGTCGATCACGCCCGAACACATATCGAAAAGACCTATCGCCGCCCGCTACGTGATCGCTGGCTGCGGCGGGTGCTGGTGATGATCCTGCCCTATCCGGGGCGGTTCCGGATGGCGCTGCGGTTGGCGAAAATCGCCCGTCCGATGCGGAAACTGATCCCGGACGAAAGGCTGCGCGCCATGCTGGATATGGCTCCGGCCAAGGTCGCAGCGCCGTCGCCCTTTGACGCGCCCCAGACCCACAAGGCCATCGGTCAGCGGCGCAAGCGTGTCGTGATGATGACAGGATGCGCACAACGTGCGCTGGATCCGGAAATCAACGCCGCGACCTTGCGTCTGCTGACCCGGCTGGGGGTCGAGGTTGTGATTCCGAAGGGCGAAGGCTGTTGCGGCGCGCTGGTCCATCACATGGGCCGCGAGGAGGAGACCCACGGGTTCGCCGCCCGCAATATCCGCGCATGGACCGATGTAATCAACGGGACGGGGCTGGATGGCATTGTCATCAATACCTCGGGTTGTGGCACGACAGTAAAGGATTATGGGTATATCTTCCGCAATTCCGACATGGCAGCGGATGCGGCGCGGGTGTCGGCGCTGGCAATGGATATCACCGAATTTCTGACGACGCTGGATCTGCACGAAGCCAAGGCCGAGCCTCTGCGCGTAGCCTATCACGCCGCCTGTTCACTGCAGCATGGGCAGAAAGTGACGGCGGACCCCAAGCAGTTGTTGACCCGCGCCGGTTTCCAGGTGCTGTCGCCAAAAGACCCGCATCTGTGCTGTGGCTCTGCAGGGACTTACAATCTTTTGCAGCCCAAGATCGCGAATGAGCTGAAATCCAGAAAGGTCAGAGCGTTGATGGCGACCCACCCCGACGTCATCTCGGCCGGGAACATCGGCTGCATGATGCAGATCGGTTCTGCCGCAGGGGTGCCGGTAGTGCATACGGTCCAGCTGCTGGACTGGGCCTATGGTGGCCCGAAACCCGCAGCGCTGGACAATCCCAACCAGATCAAGCGCGGGGCATAG
- a CDS encoding GlcG/HbpS family heme-binding protein: MLTIKRLDINDARALIAGARVRADEIGVPMCIAITDEGGNLIAFERMDGGKVTSSTIAIDKSFTASAAKKATHEYGASSQPGAPAYGISAAIGGRLMVVGGGLPVIVDGEVVGGIGVSSGTPGQDQDVAQAGIDAFLKQVS; the protein is encoded by the coding sequence ATGTTGACCATCAAGAGACTGGACATTAACGACGCGCGCGCGCTGATCGCGGGCGCCCGAGTGCGTGCTGACGAAATCGGCGTGCCTATGTGCATCGCCATCACCGACGAAGGCGGCAACCTGATCGCATTCGAGCGGATGGACGGTGGCAAGGTCACCTCCTCGACCATTGCGATCGACAAAAGCTTCACGGCCTCGGCGGCGAAAAAGGCCACGCATGAATATGGTGCCTCCAGCCAGCCAGGCGCCCCGGCATATGGCATCTCTGCGGCCATTGGTGGGCGGTTAATGGTGGTCGGAGGCGGTCTGCCTGTGATCGTGGATGGTGAGGTCGTCGGCGGAATCGGCGTGTCGTCGGGAACTCCCGGGCAGGATCAGGACGTCGCACAAGCGGGCATCGACGCCTTCCTAAAGCAAGTCAGCTGA
- the acs gene encoding acetate--CoA ligase translates to MTVQIIPKHPIPSGFSDALVKPADYALLYDESIRDPDSFWGREGKRLDWIHPYSKVKDTDFTMGQVSIKWFEDGMLNASVNCIDRHLATRADQTAIIFEPDDPKATARHITYAKLSEKVNRFANVLLSQGVMRGDRVIIYLPMIPEAAYAILACARIGAVHSVVFAGFSPDALASRINDCGAKLVVTADTAPRGGRRTNLKSNADAALLHCSDRVRCLVVKHTGDQTTWIDGRDVDVLKMMEEVGPDCPPRPMNAEDPLFILYTSGSTGRPKGVVHTTGGYLVYAAMTHEYVFDYKDGDIFWCTADVGWVTGHSYIIYGPLANGATTVMFEGVPTYPDPGRFWDVCDKHKVTQFYTAPTAIRALMGQGSEWVDKHDLSSLRVLGTVGEPINPEAWVWYDHHVGRGRCPIVDTWWQTETGGHMITSLPGAIETKPGSATLPFFGVKPKVLDPTSGQIIHGNGVEGVLAIADSWPGQMRTVWGDHERFMETYFQQYPGYYFTGDGCRRDEDGYYWITGRVDDVINVSGHRMGTAEVENALVAHEKVAEAAVVGYPHSLKGQGIYAYVTLINGADPSDDLKRELETWVRTEIGPIAKPDLIQWAPGLPKTRSGKIMRRILRKIAEDDFGALGDTSTLADPGVIDELIQNRANRGA, encoded by the coding sequence GTGACTGTCCAGATTATCCCTAAACACCCGATTCCGTCCGGCTTTTCGGATGCTTTAGTAAAGCCTGCGGATTACGCGCTGCTTTACGACGAATCGATCCGCGATCCGGACAGCTTCTGGGGCCGCGAGGGCAAGCGGTTGGATTGGATTCATCCCTATTCGAAGGTGAAGGATACCGACTTCACCATGGGCCAGGTCTCAATCAAGTGGTTCGAGGACGGGATGCTGAACGCCTCGGTCAATTGCATCGACCGGCATCTGGCAACCCGCGCCGATCAGACCGCGATCATCTTCGAACCCGATGATCCCAAGGCAACCGCCCGCCACATCACCTATGCCAAACTGTCGGAAAAGGTGAACCGCTTTGCCAATGTCCTGCTGTCGCAAGGCGTGATGCGTGGTGACCGGGTGATAATCTATCTACCGATGATCCCGGAAGCTGCCTATGCTATCTTAGCCTGCGCCCGCATCGGCGCAGTGCATTCTGTCGTCTTCGCGGGCTTTTCGCCCGATGCGCTGGCCAGCCGCATCAATGATTGCGGCGCGAAACTGGTGGTGACGGCCGATACCGCGCCTCGCGGCGGTCGCCGGACCAATCTGAAATCCAATGCCGATGCGGCGCTACTGCATTGCTCGGACCGGGTGCGTTGCCTTGTCGTCAAACATACCGGCGACCAGACCACCTGGATCGACGGCCGCGATGTCGACGTGCTGAAGATGATGGAGGAGGTCGGCCCCGACTGTCCGCCGCGCCCGATGAACGCCGAAGATCCGCTCTTCATCCTGTATACCTCTGGGTCCACGGGGCGGCCGAAGGGCGTCGTGCACACGACAGGAGGTTATCTGGTCTATGCCGCGATGACGCATGAATATGTCTTTGACTATAAGGACGGCGACATCTTCTGGTGCACGGCGGACGTGGGTTGGGTCACCGGCCACAGCTATATCATCTATGGCCCGCTGGCCAATGGCGCGACCACGGTGATGTTCGAAGGCGTGCCGACCTATCCGGATCCCGGTCGTTTCTGGGATGTTTGCGACAAGCACAAGGTCACGCAATTCTACACCGCGCCGACCGCCATCCGGGCGCTGATGGGCCAGGGGTCGGAATGGGTCGACAAGCACGACCTGTCCAGCCTGCGCGTCCTCGGCACCGTAGGCGAACCGATCAACCCCGAAGCCTGGGTCTGGTATGACCACCATGTCGGTCGGGGCCGCTGCCCTATTGTCGACACATGGTGGCAGACTGAAACCGGTGGGCATATGATCACCTCTTTGCCTGGCGCGATCGAGACCAAGCCCGGCTCGGCCACGCTGCCCTTCTTTGGCGTGAAGCCCAAGGTGCTTGACCCCACCTCGGGACAGATCATCCACGGCAACGGCGTCGAAGGCGTGCTGGCCATTGCCGACAGCTGGCCCGGCCAGATGCGCACGGTCTGGGGCGATCATGAACGTTTCATGGAGACCTATTTCCAGCAATATCCCGGCTATTACTTTACAGGCGATGGCTGCCGCCGTGATGAGGACGGTTATTACTGGATCACCGGCCGTGTCGATGATGTCATCAATGTCAGCGGCCACCGCATGGGCACGGCCGAGGTCGAAAACGCCTTGGTCGCCCATGAAAAGGTCGCCGAGGCTGCGGTCGTCGGTTATCCGCATTCGCTGAAGGGGCAGGGCATCTATGCCTATGTCACGCTGATTAACGGCGCCGATCCCAGCGATGACCTAAAACGCGAACTGGAAACATGGGTGCGCACCGAAATCGGCCCCATCGCCAAGCCCGACCTGATTCAATGGGCGCCAGGCCTGCCCAAGACCCGTTCCGGCAAGATCATGCGCCGCATCCTGCGCAAGATTGCCGAGGATGACTTCGGTGCGCTTGGCGACACCTCGACGCTGGCTGATCCCGGCGTCATCGACGAATTGATCCAGAACCGGGCCAACAGGGGGGCATGA
- a CDS encoding IS5-like element ISRsp13 family transposase has product MRGSDQVTGSLFSYVDLEERIPARHSLRKIRAVVNDALRSLDAEFDRLYAREGRPSIAPERLIRASLLQILYSIRSERQLMEQMDCNLLFRWFVGLGIDDAVWVPAVFTKNRDRLLTTDMLRRIMAAILAHREVAPLLSEDHFSVDGTLVKAWASMKSFQPKERAASDGDEGPGDPPDSSVPPASSSDQSTAEPDPMTRPTRRNRNAEVDFRGERRSNATHASMTDPEARLFKKSPGAGAMLCFMGHSLMENRSGLIVQADLTRADGHAERRAAIDMLHRHSPGSTRRLTLAADRGYDSADFVAELRQMVVTPHVAQKSRHSAIDGRTTRHPGYAKSQRRRKKIEEPFGWVKTVGGMTQTLYRGIERVRARFTLAMAACNLARLPKLLAA; this is encoded by the coding sequence ATGCGTGGATCAGATCAGGTGACGGGCTCGCTGTTCAGCTACGTCGATCTCGAGGAGCGTATTCCGGCGCGACACTCGCTTCGCAAGATCAGGGCCGTCGTCAACGATGCGCTGCGCTCCTTGGATGCCGAGTTCGACCGGCTCTACGCGCGGGAAGGCCGCCCCTCCATCGCGCCGGAACGATTGATCCGGGCCAGCCTGCTGCAGATCCTCTACTCGATCCGGTCCGAGCGGCAACTCATGGAGCAGATGGATTGCAACCTGCTGTTCCGCTGGTTCGTGGGCCTCGGGATCGACGATGCCGTCTGGGTCCCGGCCGTGTTCACGAAGAACCGCGACCGGCTGCTGACCACGGACATGTTGCGCCGGATCATGGCCGCCATCCTGGCGCATCGCGAGGTGGCACCGCTGCTGTCGGAAGATCATTTCTCGGTCGACGGCACCCTGGTGAAGGCCTGGGCGTCGATGAAGAGTTTCCAGCCGAAGGAAAGGGCTGCGTCCGACGGGGACGAGGGTCCCGGCGATCCGCCAGATTCCAGTGTGCCGCCCGCATCCTCCTCTGACCAGTCCACCGCCGAGCCCGATCCAATGACCCGCCCCACACGCCGCAACCGCAACGCCGAAGTCGACTTCCGTGGCGAACGCCGGTCGAACGCGACCCATGCTTCGATGACCGATCCGGAGGCACGGCTGTTCAAGAAGTCCCCCGGCGCCGGCGCTATGCTGTGCTTCATGGGGCATAGCCTGATGGAGAACCGCTCCGGGCTGATCGTGCAGGCCGACCTGACGCGGGCGGACGGCCACGCCGAGCGGCGTGCTGCCATCGACATGCTTCACCGCCACTCGCCCGGTTCGACGCGGCGCCTGACCCTGGCCGCAGACCGCGGTTACGACAGCGCGGACTTCGTCGCCGAACTGCGCCAGATGGTGGTCACGCCGCATGTCGCCCAGAAGTCTCGACACTCCGCCATCGACGGCAGAACCACCCGGCACCCTGGCTACGCCAAGTCACAGCGGCGCCGGAAGAAGATCGAGGAACCTTTCGGCTGGGTCAAAACCGTCGGCGGCATGACGCAGACCCTGTATCGCGGCATCGAGCGCGTGCGGGCCCGCTTCACGCTGGCGATGGCGGCGTGCAACCTCGCGAGGCTCCCGAAACTGCTCGCCGCCTGA
- a CDS encoding FAD-linked oxidase C-terminal domain-containing protein — MQMPEPNTTILARRAEIVAALLDVLPGDAVIERKSELKAYECDALTAYRCAPLAVVLPRTTEEVAAALKVCYRYGVPVIPRGAGTSLAGGSLPTADSVVIGIARMADVLEVDFMDRLIRVQTGRTNLSVTAEITDDGWFYAPDPSSQLACAISGNIAMNSGGAHCLKYGVTVNNLLGVRIVLMDGTIADIGGGYMDAGDLDLLSVVCGAEGQLGIVTEATLRILPKPEGARPVLIAFDSADVAGACVSDIIRAGVLPVAIEYMDRPCILACEAFAKAGYPDCEALLIIEVEGSEAEIAHQLGLIRAIAETHGPREIRESRSAEESAKIWLGRKSAFGAMGQINDYMCLDGTIPVTELPYVLKRIGELSQQYGLGVANVFHAGDGNMHPLILFDANKPGDLEKCEEFGADILRLCVEVGGCLTGEHGVGVEKRDLMLVQFNREDLEAQMLVKDAFDPKWLLNPAKVFPLPVSEERRGQ, encoded by the coding sequence ATGCAGATGCCAGAGCCAAACACGACCATTCTGGCCCGCCGTGCCGAGATCGTCGCAGCTTTGCTGGACGTGCTGCCAGGTGATGCGGTGATCGAACGCAAAAGCGAATTGAAGGCCTATGAATGCGACGCGCTGACGGCCTATCGCTGTGCCCCGCTTGCGGTGGTTCTGCCCCGAACCACCGAAGAGGTGGCCGCGGCGCTGAAGGTCTGCTACCGTTATGGCGTTCCCGTCATTCCGCGCGGCGCGGGAACCTCGCTGGCGGGCGGCTCGCTGCCCACCGCAGATTCGGTCGTTATTGGCATCGCCCGCATGGCGGATGTGTTGGAAGTCGACTTCATGGACCGCTTGATCCGCGTCCAGACCGGCCGCACCAACCTGTCCGTCACCGCCGAAATCACCGATGACGGCTGGTTTTATGCCCCCGATCCGTCGTCGCAGCTTGCCTGTGCCATTTCGGGCAATATCGCCATGAACTCGGGCGGGGCGCATTGCCTGAAATACGGCGTGACGGTAAACAACCTGTTGGGCGTGCGGATCGTTCTGATGGACGGCACTATCGCCGATATTGGCGGTGGCTATATGGATGCGGGCGATCTGGACCTGCTCTCGGTGGTCTGCGGTGCCGAAGGCCAGCTTGGCATCGTGACCGAGGCCACGTTGCGCATTCTGCCGAAGCCCGAGGGCGCGCGCCCGGTGCTGATTGCTTTCGACAGCGCCGATGTGGCCGGGGCCTGCGTTTCGGACATTATCCGTGCCGGTGTCCTACCCGTTGCGATCGAATACATGGACCGACCATGCATCCTTGCCTGCGAGGCTTTCGCCAAGGCGGGCTATCCCGATTGCGAGGCGCTGCTGATCATCGAGGTCGAAGGCTCCGAGGCCGAGATCGCGCATCAGCTTGGTCTGATCCGCGCCATCGCTGAAACACATGGCCCGCGCGAAATTCGCGAAAGCCGCTCGGCCGAGGAAAGCGCCAAGATCTGGCTGGGCCGCAAATCGGCCTTTGGCGCCATGGGTCAGATCAACGACTACATGTGTCTGGATGGCACAATCCCGGTGACCGAACTGCCATATGTTCTGAAGCGGATCGGCGAGCTGTCGCAGCAATACGGCCTTGGCGTGGCGAATGTTTTTCATGCAGGCGACGGCAATATGCACCCGCTGATCCTGTTCGATGCCAACAAGCCCGGCGATCTGGAAAAATGCGAGGAATTCGGTGCCGACATCCTGCGCCTGTGCGTTGAAGTCGGCGGCTGCCTGACCGGCGAACACGGAGTCGGTGTTGAAAAACGCGACCTGATGCTGGTGCAGTTCAATCGGGAAGACCTTGAGGCGCAGATGCTGGTCAAGGACGCATTTGATCCGAAATGGCTGCTGAACCCCGCCAAGGTCTTTCCCCTGCCGGTATCCGAAGAAAGGCGCGGCCAATGA
- a CDS encoding FAD-binding protein: protein MTTATIHAPTTEAELSEIIIAASGRISVRGGATRHVPRSGTPLTTRNLTGVQLYEPGALTLVARAGTPIDEIDALLAKHNQRLPFEPMDHRPLLGTTGQPTIGGVIGLNHCGPRRLQTGAARDLLLGVRMVDGIGHIIKNGGRVMKNVTGYDLARLNCGARATLGIVTEISLKVLPMPEAVATLALDVTDPERAVRGMAVALSSPYEITGSAWDGDRVLLRIEGFEDSVSYRAERLMKLLPGAAKIAEDPWQEIRDCSRFQGMDTDVWRVSLRPSQGGLAAKNLRDQGIAVQLDWGGALLWASAPAGTDLRALMGNGYGHATLLRGKAGSGIPELEPQAAAVAGLTARLRDSFDPRGLFRRS, encoded by the coding sequence ATGACCACCGCAACCATTCATGCTCCCACGACCGAGGCAGAACTGTCCGAAATCATAATCGCGGCCAGCGGTCGCATCTCGGTCCGCGGCGGCGCCACCCGGCATGTCCCGCGTTCGGGAACACCGCTGACGACCCGCAATCTGACAGGCGTGCAGCTTTACGAGCCCGGCGCATTGACGCTGGTGGCCCGCGCGGGAACCCCAATCGACGAAATAGACGCACTGCTGGCCAAACACAACCAGCGCCTGCCGTTCGAGCCGATGGACCACCGCCCTCTTTTGGGCACGACTGGCCAGCCGACGATCGGCGGCGTCATCGGCCTGAACCATTGCGGCCCGCGTCGGTTGCAGACCGGGGCGGCGCGCGACCTGCTCTTGGGTGTCCGGATGGTCGATGGCATCGGGCATATCATCAAGAATGGTGGGCGCGTGATGAAGAACGTCACCGGCTACGACCTTGCCCGCTTGAACTGCGGCGCCCGCGCCACTTTGGGCATCGTGACCGAGATCAGTTTGAAAGTGCTGCCGATGCCAGAAGCCGTAGCCACGCTTGCATTGGACGTGACAGATCCGGAACGCGCCGTGCGCGGCATGGCAGTGGCGCTCAGTTCGCCCTACGAGATCACCGGCTCTGCCTGGGACGGTGATCGTGTACTGTTGCGGATCGAGGGCTTCGAGGATTCCGTTTCCTACCGCGCCGAGCGGTTGATGAAGCTGCTGCCCGGGGCCGCCAAGATTGCCGAAGATCCTTGGCAAGAAATCCGTGATTGCAGCCGGTTCCAAGGAATGGATACTGATGTGTGGCGCGTATCGCTCCGCCCAAGTCAGGGTGGGCTTGCCGCAAAGAACCTGCGTGATCAAGGCATTGCCGTCCAGCTGGACTGGGGCGGCGCGCTGCTGTGGGCCTCGGCCCCGGCGGGCACGGATCTGCGCGCGCTGATGGGCAATGGCTATGGCCATGCCACGTTGCTGCGCGGCAAGGCCGGTTCTGGCATCCCCGAACTTGAACCCCAAGCGGCGGCTGTCGCGGGCCTCACAGCACGGCTTCGCGACAGTTTCGACCCGCGCGGCCTGTTCCGTAGGAGCTAA